The Deltaproteobacteria bacterium genomic interval CATCGCGTTCGGCAACAGCGCCGAGAAGCCGCCGCCCGCGAAGCCGGTAGCGAGGGTGATCGGGAGCATCCACCAGAAGTCGCCGGGGCCGAGCAGGAAATAGAACGGATGGGCGCACGCGATCAACAGGAACGCGGCGATGTAGGCGCGGTGCTTGCCGAGTCGCGCGGCGAGCGGAACCCACAGCGGAACGCTCGCGAGGCTGCTGAGGAAGAAGAACGTCAGCATGATCGGCGTTTGCGCGGTCGCGCCCAGCACGTCGGCAACGAAGAACGCGTAGAGCGGCGTCGTGATGTTCAGCCCGATCGAGCCGATCATGAACGCGATCACGAGGCGCAAGAAGGGCTTGTTCTGCCACATCAGCTTCAGCCCGGGAACGAGCGGGACGTAAGAGGGCGCGTCGTTCGGCGGATCGGGAGTCTTCCACACGGTGAGCGCAACGCAGACCGGGATCAGCACGAGCGCGGTGGTGCCGACTACGGCCAGCACGCTGCGGTCGCCCCCGATGCCGAGCAGGACGAGCGCGCCGATCGGAGCGAGCTGCGCCGACAAGCTGCCGAGAATGCCGGCCATCGCGCGAGCGCCCGCGACGCGCGAACGCTCGTTGTAGTCGGGTGAGAGCTCGGCGCCCCACGCGTAGTACGGGATGTGCATCATCGTCACGCTGAGCCCGAGCACGAGGCCCCAGCCGAACAGATGCGACGCGCCCGCGCCCTCGGGCGGGAAGAAGAGCTGGTAGATGCCCAGCAGCATCAGCGGCGTCGAAACGGCGACCCAGGGCTTGCGGCGCCCGAAGCGCGAGCGCGTGCGGTCGCTGACGAGACCCATCACCGGGTCGGCGACGAGATCGATGAGGCGCTGCGCAAGCATCACCGATCCCAGCACGGTGACCGGGATCGCGAGCTCGGTGCTGTAGAAGCGCGGCACGAAGACGAGCACCGGAAACAGCGCCATCGTGATGGGGAGCTCGGCGCAGGCGTAGAAGAAGAGCGCGGACTTCGAGAGCTTCTGCACGGCGCGCCCCTCTCGCGCCGGTTGTTAGGGCGCTCGCCCAGAGGGCAGCGCGGATCGCGGGCGGCGTCAACCCACGCGGGAAGCTCAGCTCACCGCGCGAATCACGGGCCGCACGTGGCGGCCCACGAGCAGCGCCTCGAACGCGAGCGCGGCTGCACTGGGCGTGCGGCCCGCGGCGTGGGCGACGCTCAGATGATGCGGGGGAAGCGCGAGCACGTCGCGCGCGAGGAAGAAGTCTGCAGCGAGCCCGCCGAAGCTCGGGCTGAGGTGCATGACCGGGAAGAACGCGTCGCTGCTGCGCACGAGCCGGCACGCGAGGTCGAAGTCGCTTGCGACGTAGCGGGGGCGCAGCGCAGGCATGCCGAGCTCGGCGTAGCGCTGCGCGAGGTCCGAGTACGACGCCTCGATCGACTCGGGAAGGATCACGGGCTGCTCGAGCACATCGCGCTCGCTGAGATGCTTGCGCTCGGCGAGCGGGTGGTCCTTGCGGAACATGCACGCGAAGTAGAGCGGCGCGAGCAGCGTGACCTCGAGCTCGCGCCAGCGACGCAAGTAGCTCGACGTGCCCACGATCAGATCGAGCTCGCCGTGCAGGAGCTGCGGGCAAAGCGCTTGCGGCGAGCCGTTCACCGCCTCGACCGCGACGGCCGAGTGAGCCCGCGCGAACGCGCCGAACGCCCACGCGGCAAGCGCGCCGGTCGAGATCACGCCGATGCGCAGCCGCCCCGCGACGTGGGCCGCGCCGCTGCGCACGCCGCTCACCAGCCCGTCGACCTCGGCGAACACGCGGCGCGCGCGCTCGACGAACTCGAGACCCGCTGCAGTCGGGTGCAACCCGCGCGGCGCGCGCTCGAACAGCCGGACCCCGAGCGCTTGCTCGATCTCGGCGATTTCACGCGAGACCGCGGACTGCGTGAGACCGAGCGTCTCGGCCGCGCCGGTGATGGACTGCGCGCGCGCAACTTCCACCACCGCGCGCATGCGCTTCAGGTCGATCGTCGCCGCGCTGTCGAGAGGCATTCGGATTCCTCATGCTCCAATCCCGAAAGCTCATTTGACTTCATGTCCGCATCCCGCGCAAGCTCCCCCGAATTGCGCGCTCTCTCGCGCCAGAGAAGGGAACTAGATGCGTCGAGTCTCGGGTTTCGTGTGTGTACCGTTCACCGTGCTGCTCGCGAGCGCCGCCCTCGCGCAGGCGCCGGCGGCAGCGCCGACTCCTCCTCCTGCGGAGGAACGCGGCGGCATCGAAGAGATCATCGTGACCGCGCAAAAGCGCGAGCAGTCCGCGCAAGAGGTGCCGATCGCGATCACGGCGATCTCGGCAGAGCTCGCGACGAGCGCGATCCGCGACTTGCGCGACCTGAACGGATTCTCGCCGAATGTGCGCATCGATCGAGATCCCGGCCGTGCCAACGGCGCCGCGATCACCATCCGCGGGATCAGCCCGACGCGCACGGACGACAACTCGTTCGACGCGCCGATCGCGGTGATGATCGACGACATCTATCTCGGGATCCTGTCCGGGCAGGTGCTCGAGAACTTCGACATCCAGCAGGTCGAGATTCTGCGCGGGCCGCAGGGCACGCTCTTCGGCAAGAACACCGTGGGCGGCGTGATCAACGTGAAGCGCACGGTGCCGACCGGTGATTGGGGTGCGCGGCTCAAGTTCACGGCTGGCAGCTTCGGCCAGCGCGAGTACCGAGCCGTGATCAACGCACCGGTCGTCGACGAGAAGCTCGCCGCGAAACTCTTCTTCACGAAGATCAGCGACGACGGCTGGATCAAGAACACCACGCTCGACCGCGGCATCGCGCGCAAGGACTACATGAACTACGGGGTCACGTTCCTGGCGACTCCGACGGATCGAATGCGCGCGCTGCTCACGATCGAGCGCTTCGACGACGACACGGAGGGCGGCGGCGCGCTCACCAACTACAACCTCGCCCCCGGTGTCGCGGCGCCGCCGACGGACCCGCGCGAGCCCAACCTTTCGGGGGGGTTCCTGTCCTGCACGTTGTTCAACAGCGGGCTGATCCCCGAGTGGACGAATGCAGGCGTTCCTTGCCGGACGAGCCTCGCGCGTCCCAAGAAGGTGTCTGCCGACCTCGCGAATCCGGCGTCCCTGACGACCGACGCGTACACCCTCGACTTCGGTTTCGAGCTGACCGAGAACTTCCGATTCGCCTCGGTCACCGGCTATCGCAAGGTCAACGAGGATCGGATCCTCGACTTCGACGGCAGCTCGGTCGACCACATCACGCTCGAGCGGCTGAACGACTACGACCAGTTCAGCCAAGAAGCGCGCGTTCACGCCGACTTTGATCGGATCAAGGGCGTCGTGGGCTTCTACTACTGGAACTCCGAGTTCACTCAGGACTGGGTGACCGGCGGCGACTTCTGGACGCTCGTCGGCACGCTCTCCGGCGCGAACTTCGCCAACAACACCTGGACACTCCCGGCCCGGGGCCTCGCGACGGCGTTCCCAAGCCTCGGCGCCAGCGTCGGGCCGCTGCAGGTCTGCCAGCACCCGGGCGTTCCTGGTTTCCCCTTCGGTGCGACGCGCTGCGACACCGGGGTGACCGCGTCCGGAAACGGCATCACGCCTGGCGTCGGACTCGGCCCGAAGCTGACGCAACGCCTCTTCGAGACACAGGAGACCACGTCGTTCGCGGTCTTCGGCCAAGCGGACATCGAGATCGTCGAGGACTTGACGCTCACGCTGGGTCTGCGCTGGACCAAGGAGACGAAGGACTTCAGCGCTGGTCAGGCGTACTTGTCGAGCGTGGCGCGCAACCGCGTCCGCAATTTCCCAGCGTTCGCGAACCTCGAGCGGACGTGGGACGACATCTCGCCGAAGGTTGCCCTGGCCTGGCAGCCCATCGAGGACGTCCTGCTCTTCGCGTCGTTCTCGGAGGGCTTCCACTCGGGCGGATTCTTCGGGGTGAATCAGAACATCGCCGACTTCGTGCGCGACCAATACGACCCGGAGTACGCGCGTTCGTATGAGCTCGGCGCGAAGACGCGTTGGTTCGACAACAGGGTCCAGCTGAACGGCTCGTACTTCTACAACCAGTTCCGGAACAAGCAGGAATCGGCGGTTCAGTTCGACCCGACCACGAACACGGTCGCGACAGTGTTCGCAAACGTCGCGGACGCGGTCTATCAGGGCATCGACCTCGAGTTGCAGGTCGCCCCGATCGAGCAGCTCGACCTGTTCCTCTCGTTCGGCTGGCTCGACGCCGAATACCGCGACTTCTTCACCGACATCAACCCGAACGACACTGGCAACCAGGCGAACTGTCCGGTGCCCCTGCAGTCCGGTCAGTGCATCCAGGACGCCTCGTTCCTGCGCCCGCGCAATGCACCGGAGTTCACGGTGGGCGCCGGCGGCACCGTGCGCCTCGAGATCGGAAGCGGCGTTGCGGAAACCTCGCTCAAGTACAACTGGCTCGGGCCGGTGGAGACGAGCCTGATCAACCTGCAGGTCGGGCGCCTCAAGGCGCGCGGCGACCTCCAGCTGACCACGGGCTATCGGTACAAGAACGTGGCGGTGAGCTTCTTCGCGAGGAACCTCACAAACGAGGGCTTCGAGATTCCGTTCCTGATCCAGCCGCTGTTCGCGTCAGGCAACATCGTGCCCGGCCGCACCTACGGCGTGGACGTCACGGTCGAGCTCGGAGGCGACTGAGTTCGCAGAGAACCAGCGCCGCCCGCGTCTCGCGACGCGGGCGGCGCTTCGTTTCAGCCCGCCTGCACGCGCGTTCCGCGCGACACGAGCTTGTGTCGCGCGATCTTCCACTCGCCGCCGATGCGCTTCATCTCCGTCTCGTACGTCGCCCACAGCGTGAGCGTCGTGTCGGGCTGAGCCTTCAGGTAGTGCAGCGCCTGCACGTCGGTGCGGCACTGCGCGACGTCGCCGTTCACCGTCGCGAGCTGCGGCCCGAGCATGTGCTGCGTCGCGCCGTAGCGCTCGAGCGCCTTCGTCACGAATTCAGTCCACGCCGCAGCGCCGCGCACCGTCTCGGGGCCGAAGCCCTCGACGAGCACGTCGTCGGCGAAGACCGAGCGGTACAAGGCGAGGTCGCGTTCATCGACGCCCTTCGCGTACTTGCACATCACGTCCATCAGGGCGATGCGGTCGGCGACGTACTGCGTGAGGTCAGCCATGAGCGGTCTCCTTCGAGTCGCGCGACGTTGGAGGCGCGCGGCGACCGAGTCAACCGCGCGCCACCGAGCCGCTGCGAGAGGCGCAGAAGCCACGCCGCGCAGTCTCTTGGGGACCCTGCGACTCGAGCCGCCCTCTGCTCGTCTGCGCGGTCGAAGGCAGGCGTCAACGGCGATACCGTCGGCCGGCATGAGCAAGCCCAACCTCTCCGGACAAGTCGCCATCGTCACGGGTGCCACCCAAGGGCTCGGCAAGGCGTTCGCCGCCGGCCTTCGCCAGGCGGGGGCCACCGTCGCCACGTGCGACGTGCAGGCCGGCTGCGACGTGGTCGCCGACGTCTCGAAGGCCGACCAGCTCAAGGCCTTCATCGACGGGGTGATCGCCAAGCACGGTCGGCTCGACATCGTCGTCGCCAACGCCGCAGTGTGTCGCTTCACCGACCCGCTGCGCGGCTGGCAAACCGCGGTCGACGACTTCGACTTCCATGTGAACACGAACCTGCGCGGCCTGTTCCTCACCGGTCGCGCCGCGATCCCCGCCTTGGTCGAGAGCGGCCGCGGGCATCTCGTGCTGATCGGCACCGACCACACCTGTCGGCCCTCGGACTGGCCCTACAACGGCGGCGCCCTCGACGCCTACGACGCATCGAAGTGGGGCGTGATCGGCTTGGCGGTCGCGTGGGCCTGTGCGCTCAAGCCGAAGGGCGTGCGCGTCAACGCCATCTCGATGGGCGCGACCGACACCGAGATGCTGCGCGGCTTCACGCGCGTGGCGACGGGCAAGGAACCGACCCCAGCGGACATCGCCAGCTGGATGCGGCCCGAGCAGTTGGCCGACCTGCTGCTCGACCTCATCGCCGAGGGCCCGTCCGGGCGCACCGGTCAGAACATTCCGGTGATCATGGGCCGCCCGGTCATGCTGCCCGGCAAACCGGTGCCGGTCACCACCAACGTCGTCTGAGTTGCACCGGGTCGCCGGTACCACCCAGAAGCGGTCAGCAGCGAACTCACCTGCGTAGGCGCAGATCTTTGCGCCGATTCGAACTGCTGGGCGCGGGATGGTTCTAGGCCTCATGGGCCTTCGCCCTGGTGAGGCGGTCGCCGCCGCACGTCGTTCGCGACGGGTGGCTAACGATCACGCGGGCGCGAAAGGGCAACACGCTCGACGCGCCGATTCGCGGAGCGAAGACCGGTCGCGCGAAGCGGCTGCCGATTCCCGCGGCACTCGAGGCTTGGATCGACGCTCATCCACTGCTCGCCCTTGGGGGCTCCGCTCTTCCCAAACCCGCGCACTCGCGCCGCTTGGACGCCGACATCGTTGCGTCGCGCATGGATCGACGCGTGCAGGTCTGTTGGCGCCTCCATCTCACTCCTACGAGGGACCGCAGCCCACCTGCGCGACGGATGCGGCGTTGCGCGGAGTGCCCGAGCGTTCGCTGCAGGCGTTCCTCGATCATGCTGAAACCCGATCGACGCGGAAGTACGCGCGGCTCGCCGATGGTGCGCTCATCGACGTGCTTCATCGCATCCGCTGACGAACCAACTCCGCATCGAGTTGTTGGGCACCGACGGACAAGCTCGACTCCGGGAAATGTTGGGCGGACGCCGAGCGGACGCTGCATTGGGCGGTCCGCAACGATCTGATCTTGATCGCGAGTTTGGTGGAGGCGCCGGGAATCGAACCCGGGTCCGCGTGACGTCCAGCGCCCGCGTCTACGCGCGTAGCGTCCGCTCGATCTCGGGGCGGCCAGTCGCGAACGCCGGAGCAGCCATCCCCTTGGCAGACATCGATCTCGCCATTCGGTAGCGGCCTGCCAGCGGCCGATGGCCAGCCTTCTGATGGCGCCCGCTCCCCCCTAGAAGGCGTCGAGGACGGGCGTCGCTATCTAGGGATTAGCTAGGCAGCGAGTGCGTAGTTGTCGTCGGCAGTTGTTACTACCAACTGCAGCAGGATTAACGAGGTCGCTACCCCCTCGGCGCGCAGCGTTCGCCTTCGACCACCCGTCGAAGCCGATCGCCCCCACGAAGCGCTGCAACGTACGCCGCAAACCCGCGCGCGCCAAGCGAGGCGCGCCATCGGACGCGCTGTCTTATGTTGCGCGACCGCTGGAGAACGCGATGACCTCTTTCCACGAGCTCGACCTGCTCTCGCCCGACATGTACGTCGCACACGGCTACCCGCACGAGAAGTGGACGCGCCTGCGCCGCGAAGCGCCGGTGCGCTTCATCGAGAACGCGGTGATGCCGTACTGGGCCGTCACCAAGCACGCCGACATCTCGTTCGTCGGGAAGCACCCCGAGCTTTTCCTGAACGCGCCGCTGCTCGTGCTTCCGACCGAGCCGCGCGATCTCGTGCGCGAGTTCGAGCCGCCGCCCACGCTGATCCAGATGGACGGCCACAAGCACACCGCCTATCGCAAGCTGATCTCGAAACGCTTCACACCCGGCGCGCTGAAGAAGATTCACGCCGACATCGAGGCGATCGCGAAGGAGATCGTCGAGAGCCTGCTCGCGAAGGGCGACGAAGGGCGCTGCGATTTCGTCGCGCAGGTCGCGGCGCCGCTGCCGATCGCGGTGATCGCGTGGCTGCTGGGCGTGCCGAAGTCCGACTGGAACCTGCTGTTCGACTGGACCAACCGCACCATCGGCGCGGGCGATCCCGAGTATCAGGTGCCCGGCCAGACGCCCGCGCAGACCGCGCAGAAGGCGATGACCGAGCTGTTCATGTACTTCGCCAAGATGGTGGAGGAGAAGCGCAAGAACCCCGGCGACGACCTGGTGAGCATGTTCGTGCACGCCGAGGTCGACGGCGCGCCGCTACCGCCGATGGACGTGCTCTCGTACTGCATGATCGTCGTGGTCGCGGGCAACGAGACGACGCGCAACGGCACGAGCGGCGGCATGCTCACGCTGATCGAGCACCCCGCCGAGCTCGCGAAGATCCAGCGCAACCCGGCGCTTCTGCGGGGCGCGATCGAAGAGATGCTGCGCTGGTCGAGCCCGATCATTCACTTCGCGCGAACTGCCGCGGAGGACACCGAGCTGCGCGGCCACAAGATCCGCAAGGGCGAGCGCCTCGGCCTCTTCTACCCATCCGCCAATCGCGACGAGGAGATCTTCGACGCGCCCTTCACCTTCGACGTCGAGCGCGAGCAGAATCGTCACCTCGCGTTCGGCATCGGCGAGCACTTCTGCGCGGGCGCGCACGTGGCGCGACTCGAGCTCGAGATGGCGTTCAAGTACCTGCTGCCTCGCATCGAGAGCATCGAGCTCGACGGCAAGGTGGAGCGTCTGCGCTCCTCGCTGGTCGGCGGCGTGAAGCACCTGCCGATCCACTACAAGCTGAAGAGCTCGTAGCCGCCGTCAGCGCTTGCGCTTCAGCGCGTTGCTCAGCGCGCGGTCGACCGCGCGCTCGTCCTCGCGCTGCTTGATCGTCTGGCGCTTGTCGTGCGTCTTCTTGCCGCGCGCGAGGGCGAGCTCGATCTTCGCGCGGCCAGCCTTCCAGTAGAGCGAGAGCGGCACGAGCGTGAAGCCGCGCTCGCCGATCTTCCCGGAGATGCGCGCGATCTCGCTCTTGTGCAGCAGCAGCCGGCGTTCGCGCAGCGGATCGGAGTTCTCGCGACTCGCCTGCGCGTAGTGCGCGATCTGACAGCCGACGAGCCACACCTCGCCGCGGCGCACCACCGCAAACGCGCCGTTCAGGTTGCCGCTGCCGCCGCGCAGCGACTTCACCTCTGGCCCGCGCAGCTCGAGCCCCGCCTCGAACACGTCGACGACTTCGTAGTCGAAGCGCGCGCGGCGATTCACGGCGATCTGCTTGATCTCC includes:
- a CDS encoding MFS transporter, with the translated sequence MQKLSKSALFFYACAELPITMALFPVLVFVPRFYSTELAIPVTVLGSVMLAQRLIDLVADPVMGLVSDRTRSRFGRRKPWVAVSTPLMLLGIYQLFFPPEGAGASHLFGWGLVLGLSVTMMHIPYYAWGAELSPDYNERSRVAGARAMAGILGSLSAQLAPIGALVLLGIGGDRSVLAVVGTTALVLIPVCVALTVWKTPDPPNDAPSYVPLVPGLKLMWQNKPFLRLVIAFMIGSIGLNITTPLYAFFVADVLGATAQTPIMLTFFFLSSLASVPLWVPLAARLGKHRAYIAAFLLIACAHPFYFLLGPGDFWWMLPITLATGFAGGGFSALLPNAMKADVIDLDTLESGENRAAFFFSAWSFATKVTASLGGVLAMFGLGLFGFDATLGSRNSESAMTGLRFLFSTFPSLFFIAGALIVWNYPITEQLHREIRAKLDARANGEAAPAASR
- a CDS encoding LysR family transcriptional regulator is translated as MPLDSAATIDLKRMRAVVEVARAQSITGAAETLGLTQSAVSREIAEIEQALGVRLFERAPRGLHPTAAGLEFVERARRVFAEVDGLVSGVRSGAAHVAGRLRIGVISTGALAAWAFGAFARAHSAVAVEAVNGSPQALCPQLLHGELDLIVGTSSYLRRWRELEVTLLAPLYFACMFRKDHPLAERKHLSERDVLEQPVILPESIEASYSDLAQRYAELGMPALRPRYVASDFDLACRLVRSSDAFFPVMHLSPSFGGLAADFFLARDVLALPPHHLSVAHAAGRTPSAAALAFEALLVGRHVRPVIRAVS
- a CDS encoding TonB-dependent receptor, which produces MRRVSGFVCVPFTVLLASAALAQAPAAAPTPPPAEERGGIEEIIVTAQKREQSAQEVPIAITAISAELATSAIRDLRDLNGFSPNVRIDRDPGRANGAAITIRGISPTRTDDNSFDAPIAVMIDDIYLGILSGQVLENFDIQQVEILRGPQGTLFGKNTVGGVINVKRTVPTGDWGARLKFTAGSFGQREYRAVINAPVVDEKLAAKLFFTKISDDGWIKNTTLDRGIARKDYMNYGVTFLATPTDRMRALLTIERFDDDTEGGGALTNYNLAPGVAAPPTDPREPNLSGGFLSCTLFNSGLIPEWTNAGVPCRTSLARPKKVSADLANPASLTTDAYTLDFGFELTENFRFASVTGYRKVNEDRILDFDGSSVDHITLERLNDYDQFSQEARVHADFDRIKGVVGFYYWNSEFTQDWVTGGDFWTLVGTLSGANFANNTWTLPARGLATAFPSLGASVGPLQVCQHPGVPGFPFGATRCDTGVTASGNGITPGVGLGPKLTQRLFETQETTSFAVFGQADIEIVEDLTLTLGLRWTKETKDFSAGQAYLSSVARNRVRNFPAFANLERTWDDISPKVALAWQPIEDVLLFASFSEGFHSGGFFGVNQNIADFVRDQYDPEYARSYELGAKTRWFDNRVQLNGSYFYNQFRNKQESAVQFDPTTNTVATVFANVADAVYQGIDLELQVAPIEQLDLFLSFGWLDAEYRDFFTDINPNDTGNQANCPVPLQSGQCIQDASFLRPRNAPEFTVGAGGTVRLEIGSGVAETSLKYNWLGPVETSLINLQVGRLKARGDLQLTTGYRYKNVAVSFFARNLTNEGFEIPFLIQPLFASGNIVPGRTYGVDVTVELGGD
- a CDS encoding nuclear transport factor 2 family protein: MADLTQYVADRIALMDVMCKYAKGVDERDLALYRSVFADDVLVEGFGPETVRGAAAWTEFVTKALERYGATQHMLGPQLATVNGDVAQCRTDVQALHYLKAQPDTTLTLWATYETEMKRIGGEWKIARHKLVSRGTRVQAG
- a CDS encoding SDR family oxidoreductase; its protein translation is MSKPNLSGQVAIVTGATQGLGKAFAAGLRQAGATVATCDVQAGCDVVADVSKADQLKAFIDGVIAKHGRLDIVVANAAVCRFTDPLRGWQTAVDDFDFHVNTNLRGLFLTGRAAIPALVESGRGHLVLIGTDHTCRPSDWPYNGGALDAYDASKWGVIGLAVAWACALKPKGVRVNAISMGATDTEMLRGFTRVATGKEPTPADIASWMRPEQLADLLLDLIAEGPSGRTGQNIPVIMGRPVMLPGKPVPVTTNVV
- a CDS encoding cytochrome P450; protein product: MTSFHELDLLSPDMYVAHGYPHEKWTRLRREAPVRFIENAVMPYWAVTKHADISFVGKHPELFLNAPLLVLPTEPRDLVREFEPPPTLIQMDGHKHTAYRKLISKRFTPGALKKIHADIEAIAKEIVESLLAKGDEGRCDFVAQVAAPLPIAVIAWLLGVPKSDWNLLFDWTNRTIGAGDPEYQVPGQTPAQTAQKAMTELFMYFAKMVEEKRKNPGDDLVSMFVHAEVDGAPLPPMDVLSYCMIVVVAGNETTRNGTSGGMLTLIEHPAELAKIQRNPALLRGAIEEMLRWSSPIIHFARTAAEDTELRGHKIRKGERLGLFYPSANRDEEIFDAPFTFDVEREQNRHLAFGIGEHFCAGAHVARLELEMAFKYLLPRIESIELDGKVERLRSSLVGGVKHLPIHYKLKSS
- the smpB gene encoding SsrA-binding protein SmpB; its protein translation is MAKPSGSEQSGGAEIKQIAVNRRARFDYEVVDVFEAGLELRGPEVKSLRGGSGNLNGAFAVVRRGEVWLVGCQIAHYAQASRENSDPLRERRLLLHKSEIARISGKIGERGFTLVPLSLYWKAGRAKIELALARGKKTHDKRQTIKQREDERAVDRALSNALKRKR